From the Niveibacterium microcysteis genome, the window GCGCGAACTCGCCCAGGAAGTATTCGTAGATGCGGCCGAAGGCGTCGTAGTCCACGCTGGCCGGGATCTCCGAGACCTTCTTCAGCAGCTCCTTCAGCAGCGTGCTGGTGAACAGGTTGTAGGTCTTTGGCAGCACGCCTGCGAGCTGGGCGTTGTGCTTCTCAATCTCGCGCATCGCCGCATTCACCTGGGCGCCGACATCGGCAGCTTCGGGCAGCGTGAGCAGGTACTCGAAGCGAGCTTCAGGGCTCAGGAAGAGCACGCCCTCCGCGTGGTATGCGGCCGGTTCATCCACACGGCTGCCACGCCGAGACGAAGCCCCCGCAGCCTCCAGCTTCGCCCGTTGAGCTGCGAACTGGACCGCTGCAAAGCGCAAGAAGATCAACCCTAGGATGGGGCCGGAATACTCCTGCGCCTTCAGCCCCGAGTTCGCGCGGAACTGGTCCGCCGCATCCCACAGGCGCTTTTCAAGGGTGGCCGAGGCGGTGTCTTTTTCTGAGGGTGCAATCCACTGCATGGGTGTTCAATCTCGATTGCCGCAGAGGGCGTAGGCGCTGCCGGAGCAGCAAGCGGTTCATTCTAGGGGGCGCCGCGAGTGAGTCAATCTGCGACGCCTCGATTCGGCGAGGGGTAGGGGACTTCAGTGCTCGGGGCGTGGCGGCGCTACATCAAAACGGAAACGCTCCATGATCTCCTGCTTGATCGCGATGGGTGTGTTGCGCGCCCTATAGCCCCGCTGCGATTTGCTTTCGCCCTCGCGTGCATGGCCGGTAATCACGTCGTAGCGGGGCTCGTTGATGGCTTCCGCCTGAGTAATGAAAGTGTGCCGGAAGGTGTGGAAGCCTGTGAGGCAGGCCTTCGGGGTCTCGTCGCGCAGGCCCAGCTTCTGCAGGTGACGCCGGAACCACTTCTCGGCATTGCCGGAAGCCTTTCCCCGCAGAGGCGGCCATTCGGGGAACAGCAGCTCCGCGCCGGATGCCTTGAGCTTCTCGACATAATCGATGAAGCCCAGCTCGACCAGAGCCGAATGGACGGGAATCGTGCGCGCCGAGGGTTCGTTCTTGACCGACTTGGTGACACCTTCCGCGGCGTCGGTCTCCTCTGTGATGTTCAGGCACCACGCGCCTGATGCTTCGTCGATCAAGATGTCGTGCTGTGGGTTGATCTGGCAGAGCTCGTTCACGCGGGCGCCCGTGTAGAGCCCGACAAGGGGCAGCCAGTAGCGCGAGGCGCAGGCGGCATCCTTGGCGAATTCGACAGCTTCTGGACCTTCGAACAGGCGCTTGAGCTCGCCGGGCGTCATGGCGCGTTGCTTGCGTTCGCCTTCGTCGCGCTCGCCCAGGTACTTGATGCCATCGGTCGTAAGGTGCTGCGGGAATCCTTGGTCACCGTAGGTGCGGCGGGCGTATCTGAGGAACTGCTGAATCGCAGCGACGTAGGTGCCTTCGAAGGTTGCCGGGGCCATGGTCTGCTCCCACTCCATCGCGGCCAACTCCACAACCGACTTGCCGAGCTGGCGCTTGCGATGCGTCCAGTGCGGCGGCAGCCGGAGGATCAGTTCGAAGTAGTCCTCAATATGGCGTTGCTTGATCGCATCGACGGGCGAGTCGCCTAGCACTTCCAGGAGCATGGGCAACACGGCCTGGTACTTCTTGAACATCGGTGCAGCTGCGTCCTGCTTCTTCATGAACGCATCGATGACCGTGGAAAGGTACGGGGCGCCAGACGGGGCTGACAGCGCTGCGGCGCGTGGCTTTGGATTGGGCGTGATGTCCAGTTGGCCCGCGTCGCGTCGCCGGATCGTCTCAGCGATTTCGCGATTGGCCCGTGCGAACGCGATGCCGGCCTGATGTGCTTCCCGGCTGTCTGGTTCGAGATGGATGCCCACCGCGCGCAGGTACTTTGCGGCCTGCTTGGCGAAGAGTGCGAGTTCATCGGCAGCGCCGCGTGCAGCTAACAGAGCTCCTTCCTCGTCGATATTCAAGGCGCGGATGCGGTGCTCGGCTGTGGCGTGCATGCCCCAGGAGGGCAGGCCAAGGGATCGCTCCATGGCGCCAGGCGGCTCAGACAGGGCGACCTCATCAGCTGCAAGGCGTTCGGCTTTGAAGCGTTCGACCTCGACCGCCAAAGCGGCCCCGAGGCCCTCGGCAGAGATGGTGCGCACCGAGGGTTCTGAGGCTGCACCGTTCAGGATCTTGCGTGCTTGCTCGAACTGGGTCTCAAGCTCTGCGAGCCAGCGGGCACATTCAGCCCTGGCCGCTGCCTTGTCTTTGGTTTGGGTCGAGAAGACTTCGAATTGCCGGCCGCCAAAGTGGTCAACGAGATTCCGCGGAATCCGCTTCTTGTACCGGAGTTTGTCGCCGTGAGCTTCGAGCTTGGGGTGGGTCATCTTGCGGGTAGCCATCCGAGAATTTTACCGGTCGTGTGACCAGATTTGTTCCCAAGACAACCGCCCTAGACCAGCTGATATGCTTGATGTTCAGACAGATCAAGCACTTAAGAATTCTGTGGTGGAGAGGAGGAGGATCGAACTCCCGACCTCCGCATTGCGAACGCGGCGCTCTCCCAGCTGAGCTACCCCCCCACGCGAGGCCGCAATTATAGCTAGTTTTTTTGTCCTGCCAAGTGGGGCGGCGCAGCGGGGCCGGGGGGCGGTGGCATAATTCGCCGTTTCCCCTGATTTGACGGGGCGTTGCTGCGGCTGCGCCCTGGCTGGAGTTCACCGCATGTCCCATGTCCCCGCCTATCTTCGCTTCCCGACCGTTTCGGGCGACACGCTGGTGTTCGTCACCGACGACGATTTGTGGTCGGTGCCGCTGGCGGGCGGGGTGGCGCGGCGGATTTCCGGCGGGCGCGGCCTGGTCGGTTTTCCGCGTTTCTCGCCTTGTGGCAAGTGGCTCGCCTTCATCGCCACCGATGAGAGTCATTCAGAGGTGTACGTGATGCCGGCGCAGGGCGGCGCCGCGCGGCGCCTGACCTGGCTCGGCGCGCATACCGCCGTGACTGGCTGGACGCCGGACGGCCGTGTCGTTGTTGCGAGCAATGCCGATCAGCCTTTCTTCCACATGCGGCGCCTGTTCACCGTGGCGCTGGATGCGCCACTGCCGGTGCTGTTGCCTTGGGGGATGGCGAGCGAGGCTTCGTGGTCCGCCGACGGCGCTTGTGTGCTGGGCCGGAACACCAGTGATCCGGCGTTGTGGAAGCGTTACCGCGGCGGCACCGTTGGCCACCTGTGGGTGGATGTCGATGGCAAGGGCGAGTTTGCCGCGCTCGATCCCTTCGGCGATCCGCGCAAGGCGGGCAACCTCGCGTGCCCGATGTGGATTGGCGACCGCATCTGGTTCATCTCCGACCATGAAGGCATTGGCAACCTGTATTCGTGCGAGCCCTCTGGGGCTGGCTTGCGCCGGCATACCGAGCATGGCGAACACTATGTTCGGCACGCTTCCACCGATGGCACGACGATCGTCTACCAGAGCGGCGGCGACGTCTATCGACTCAACCCCGTTGGCGGCGACGCAACGCGTATCGAGATCGAAGTGCCGGCTGCGCGGCCACAACTGGCGCGCAAGTTCGTCAGCGGCGACGCCGAACTCGAAGCACTCAGCGTGCATCCGGATGGCCACACCGTTGCTTTGGCTGTGCGCGGCAAGGCGGTGAGCCTGCCGCTGTGGGAAGGCGCGATGCGCCAGCTCGGCGAAGAGCAGGGCGCGCGCTACCGCCTGCCGGTGTGGCTGGCCGAGGGCGTGGGGGTCGTGATGGTGTCCGACGCCAGCGGTGAAGAGCGCCTGGAGCTGCATGCGGACGAGGGTGTCAGCGTGCTGGAGGCGGACTTCGGCCGCGTCACCGGCATCGTGGCGGCACCGCACGGCCTGCGCGTGGTGGTGACCAACCATCGCAATGAATTGTGGTTGGCGGATTTCGTTACGCGCGAAGTGCGCCTGCTGGACCGCTGCGACTATCGGCGCATCGACGAGCCCGCGTTCTCGCCGGATGGTGCCTGGCTTGCCTACGACTTCTCGGTGAGCCGTGCCACGCGCGCGATCAAGCTGCTGGAGATCGCCTCCGGCCGCAGCGGGATGGCCAGCGGCGAGGATTTCGACGACTTCTCGCCTGCCTGGGACCCGTCCGGCAAGTACCTGTACTTCCTCTCGACCCGCGCCTTTGAGCCGGTGTACGACGAGATCGTCTTCGACCTCTCTTTCCCGCGCGCCACGCGCCCTTACCTGGTGGCCTTGCAGGCCGACGGCGTTGACCCGTTCGAGCCCTTGCCGCGTGGCTTTGGCGACGACGAGGACGAAGACGAAGACGACGAGGATGAGGACGACGGCGACGAGGAAAGCGATAGCAAGGAGGAGGGCGACAAGAAGGCCGAACAGGCCGAGCGCAAGCGCCCGCCCAAGCCGGTCGTCGTCGAACTCGAAGGCCTTGCCGACCGTGTGCGCGCCTTCCCGGTCGGGGCCGGTCGCTACGGTCGCATCGATGCCGCGAAGGGCATCGTCTACTGGACGCTGCACCCGGTGACCACCGAGAGCGATGAGGATCACGACGTCGCCGACGCGTTGCTGCAAAGCTGGGATATGCGTGAGCAGAAGCTCGACACGGTGCTCGGCGATGTGGCCGGTTTCCTTCTCGCGCTGCCTGGCAAGGCGCTGATCGCCGACACCAGCGAGGGTGTGCGCGCCTTCAAGATCGGCGAGAAGCCGAAGGAGGAAACCGAAGTCGGCGACTTCTCGCGTGAATCCGGCTGGGTCGATCTCGATCGCGTGCAGGTCGAAGTCGACCCGCGTTCGGAGTGGCGCCAGATGCTGCGCGAAGTGTGGCGCCTGCAGCGCGATCAGTTCTGGACGGCCGACATGAGTGGCGTGGATTGGGGCCGCATCTGGGCGCGCTACGCGCCGCTGGTCGAACGGATCTCGACGCGCGAAGAGCTGTCGGACTTGATCTGGGAAATGCAGGGCGAACTGGCGACCTCGCATTGCTACGAATCGGGCGGCGATCGCAAGCGCGTTGCCGCGCTGCCGCTGGGCCATCTGGGCGCCGAATTCTCGTGGGACGAAGCGAACGCCTGCTACCGCATCGAGCGCCTGGTGCGCGGCGATGCCTGGCGCGAAGGGCACGATTCGCCGCTCGCTGCCGTGGGCGTGCAAGCCAAGCCGGGCGAACGCCTGCTGGCGATCGACGGCCTTGCGTGCGACCGCGAACATCCGCCGCAGGCGCGGCTGGTGGCGCGCGCGGGTCGCAAGGTGGAACTGCTGCTGGCCGATGCCGATGGCGCCAACCGCCGCCGCGCGGTGGTGCGTGCCTTGCCGGGCGAAGACGCCGCGCGCTACCGCGAGTGGGTCGAGGCCAACCGCGCCCGCGTGCGCGAAGCCTCGGGTGGTCGGCTCGGTTACCTTCACATCCCGGACATGGTGACCTGGGGCTTCTCGGAATTCCACCGCTATCTGCGTACCGAAAGCCTGCGCGACGGGCTGATCGTTGATGCGCGCTTCAACCGCGGTGGCCATGTCTCGCAACTGCTGCTGGAAAAGCTCGCGCGCCGTGTGCTGGGCTACGACGTTTCGCGCTGGGGCGCGCCGGAACCCTACCCGGCGCATGCCGTGGCCGGCCCTGTCGTGTGCGTGACGAACCAGCATGCTGGCTCGGACGGTGACATCTTCTCGCACTGCTTCAAGCTGATGGGCCTCGGCCCGCTGGTGGGTACGCGCACCTGGGGCGGTGTGATCGGTATCTGGCCGCGCCATCGCCTGGTGGACGGCACGATCACCACGCAGCCCGAGTTCAGCTTCTGGTTCAAGGATGTTGGCTGGGGGGTCGAGAACTGGGGCACCGAGCCTGATGTGCATGTCGACATCGCGCCGCAGGACTACGCAAACGGCCGCGATCCGCAGCTCGACAAGGCGGTCGACGTGGCACTCGCGGCACTCAGCAAACAGCCGCCGCGGGTGCCTGACTTTTCGCAACGCCCGCGCCTGGATCTGCCGAGCTGGCCGCCCAAGGGCTGACGTCAAGGCGCAGCACATACGCTTGCCATACCCACCGGCGCGACTCACGAGGTCGCGCCGTACCGACTGGAAGGACACCACCGATGTCAAACACCCCTGCTTACGACGCGCTGATGGCGCGCAGCCGCTCGCTGCACCGCTTGAATCATCTGGCGCAGATCGCCAGCGTCGATCGCGAGACCCTGATGCCGCCGGGCGGCGCCGAGGCGCGAGCGCTCGCGCTGGCGGAGCTGGAACAGCTGATGCACGCGCGCAGTACGGATCTGGTGATCGCCGATCAGCTGAAAGCGGCTGAGCAGGAGACGCTCGACGACGAGGCCCGCGCGGATCTGCGCGAGATGCAGCGCGGCTACCTGCTCGCCACCGCCTTGCCGGCTGAGCTCGTCGAAGCCAAGGGCTTGGCCGCGTCGCGTTGTGAATACGAGTGGCGCGCCCAACGCCAGGCGAACGACTGGGCGGCCTACCTGCCCAACTTCCGCGAAGTGCTGCGCCTGAGCCGCGAAGAGGCGGCCCGCTTGTCCGACGCGCTGGGCGTGTCGCCCTACGACGCGTTGCTGGACGGTTTCGAACCCGGCATGCGCAGCGCTGAGGTCGCGCGTGTGTTTGGTGCGATGCGCGCCTGGTTGCCGGCTCTGATCGCGCGGATTCGCGAGAAGCAGGCAAGCGAGACGGTGATCGAACCCGTCGGCCCCTTCGCGCTCGATGCGCAGCGAGCACTGGTGCGCGAAATCGCCGAAACGCTCGGCTTTGATTTCGAACGCGGCCGGCTCGACGAGAGCACTCATCCCTTCAGCGGCGGCGTGCCTGAGGATGTGCGGATGACCACGCGCTTCCGCGAGCACGATTTCTCGGTCGCGCTGTTCTCCACGATCCACGAAACCGGCCACTCGCGCTACGAGCAGGGTAGCCCGCGCGCCTGGCTGGGGCGGCCGATTGGGTCCTGGCGTTCGATGGGCATCCACGAGAGCCAAAGCCTCGCATTCGAGATGCAACTGGCGCGCTCGCGTGGTTTTCTCGAACGACTTGCGCCGCGCCTGGTTCACTACTTCGGCGCCCAGCCGGCATTCGAGCCGGAGAACTGGCTGCGCGCGGCGACGCGTGTGGTGGCCGGCAAGATCCGTGTGGACGCGGATGAGGCGACCTATCCCTGCCATGTGATGCTGCGCTTCGATATCGAGCACGCGCTGGTCGCCGGCGAGATGCAGGCCGAAGATGTGCCGGCTGCGTGGGACGAAGGCATGTGCGATCTGCTTGGCCTCGACACCCGCGGCGACTACCGTGATGGCTGCATGCAGGATCCGCACTGGGCCGGCGGCGCCTTCGGCTATTTCCCCTGCTACACGCTCGGTGCGCTGTATGCCGCGCAGTGGTTCGCGGCAATTCGCCGCACGACGCCGGATCTGGATGCTCGTATCGCCGCAGGTGATGATGCGCCGGTGTTCGACTGGCTGAGTGCCAACATCTGGTCGCAAGCCAGCCGCTGGACCACGCCGGAACTGGTGCAACGCGCCAGCGGCGAGGCACTGAACCCCGAACACTTCCGCCGGCATCTGGAGACGCGCTACCTGAGCTGACGCGCCGAGACGCCGGGGCAGGGGATCGGGCTGACGTTTCGTAACATCACCGACGCGGCATCCCTGTAAAGTCCACCCCCGCTTCGCGCCGCCCACGGCCGGCACCGCCCCGCCTGACATGATGAATCCGAAACAGTTCTTCCCGCGCCAGGTGGTCGAGTCTGGCGGCAACCGCTGGGACTGGGCCCTGCTGCCCTTGTTCCTCGCGCTGCTGACGATGCTGGCCTACGGCGCATCGCAGATGGCGCGCCCCTACGCGATCGGCGAACAGTTGCCGCTGTCGCTCGATCCGCTGTGGCTGCCCTACTACCTGATGCGCACCACGCTGCGCATGTTCCTCGCGCTCGGCGCTTCGCTGATCTTCAGCTGCATCTTCGCCGCGCTGGCGGCCAAGTATCGGGTGGCGGAGAAGGTGCTGGTGCCGGCGCTGGACATCCTGCAGTCGATCCCTATCCTCGGCTTCCTGTCGATCACGGTGACCGGCTTCATCGCGCTGTTCCCGGGCAATCTGCTGGGTGTGGAATGTGCGGCGATCTTCGCGATCTTCACATCGCAGGCCTGGAACATGGCCTTCAGTCTGTACCAGTCGCTCAAGACCGTGCCGGGCGAATTGCAGGAGGCGGCGCGCATCTTCCAGCTGTCGAGCTGGCAGCGCTTCTGGCGGCTGGAATTGCCCTTCGCGATGCCCGGCTTGCTGTGGAACATGATGATGTCGATGTCCGGCGGCTGGTTTTTCGTCGTGGCGTCGGAAGCGATCTCGGTGTCGAACCAGAGCATCAAACTGCCCGGCATCGGTTCCTACATCGCGCGTGCGATCGAGGAGCAGAACATGGTCGCGATCGGCTGGGCGATCGGCGCGATGCTGATCGGCATCATCTGCTACGACCAACTGTTCTTCCGCCCGCTGCTGGCGTGGGCCGACAAGTTCCGCTTCGAGCAGGCCTCGGGCGAGACCGCGCAATCCTCGTGGCTGCTGACCTGGCTACGCCGCACCGATCGCTTGCAGGGCATCGCGGTTGGCGCTGCAAAGTTGCTCGAACGCTCGTTCACGCTGTTCAAGCGTGACTACGACGGCACCTCGATCCGCGCGCGCCCGAAACCGGTGAGCGATGGCGTGCGCCGTGCGTGGGATGCAGTGCTCGCCGCGCTGGTGCTGTTCGCGACCTGGCGGCTCGTGAGTTTCGTGCATGCGGAAGTGGGCTGGGGCGAAGTGGCGCATGTTTTCGGGCTCGGGCTCATCACACTGCTGCGCGTGATCGTACTGATCGGGCTTGCGGCGCTGGTGTGGGTGCCGGTCGGCATCTGGATCGGGCTGCATCCGCGCGCGGCGGATCGCCTGCAGGCGGTCGCACAATTCCTTGCGGCGTTCCCGGCCAACCTGATGTACCCGATCGCGGTGCTCGCGATCGTGCACTGGCACCTGAACCCGGATGTCTGGCTGTCGCCGCTGATGGTGCTGGGCACGCAGTGGTACCTGCTGTTCAACGTGATCGCCGGCGCATCGAGCGTGCCGACCGAGCTGCGTTACGCCGCGAAGAACCTGGGCCTGAAAGGCTGGCTGAAGTGGAAGCGCTACCTGCTGCCGGCGGTATTCCCGAGTTTCGTGACCGGCGCGATCACCGCGAGTGGCGGTTCGTGGAACGCCAGCATCGTGTCCGAGTACGTCACCTGGGGTAACACAACCCTTGAGGCGCACGGGCTCGGCAGCTACATCGCGCGGATGACGGCAACTGGCGACTTCCCGCGCATCGCGCTGGGCATCGGCGTGATGTGCGTATTCGTGATGGGTTTCAATCATTTCGTTTGGCGGCGGCTGTATCGCATCGCCGAAGACCGGATGCATTTCTAGGAGTCCGCGATGACCGGGCCGATCATTTCCCTCAAGGGCGTGGGCAAGTCCTTCCGCACCAGTGATGGCACGCCGCGTGCGGTGCTGGAGAACGTCGACTTCGAATTGCGCGAAGGCGAGATCGTGGCGCTGCTGGGCCAGTCCGGCTCCGGCAAGTCGACGCTGCTGCGCATCCTCGCCGGGCTGATTCCGGCCGACGCGGGCGACGTGCGCTATCGCGGTCAGCCGCTGTACGGGCCGGCGCGCGGCATCAGCATGGTGTTCCAGTCCTTCGCGTTGTTTCCGTGGCTGACGGTCCAGCAGAACGTCGAGTTGGGGCTGGAAGCCCGCGGCGTATCCCCGGATGAGCGCGAGGCCAAGGCCGAGGCGGCGATCGACCTGATCGGGCTGTCCGGCTTCGAAGGCGCGCTGCCGCGCGAACTTTCCGGCGGTATGCGTCAGCGCGTGGGCATCGCGCGTGCGCTGGTGACCGACCCGGAAGTGCTGCTGATGGATGAAGCCTTCTCGGCACTCGATGTGCTGACCGGTGAGCGCTTGCGCGACGACATGCTGGAGCTGTGGGACAGCGGCAAGATGCCGACCAAGGGCATGCTGATCGT encodes:
- a CDS encoding ABC transporter permease — encoded protein: MNPKQFFPRQVVESGGNRWDWALLPLFLALLTMLAYGASQMARPYAIGEQLPLSLDPLWLPYYLMRTTLRMFLALGASLIFSCIFAALAAKYRVAEKVLVPALDILQSIPILGFLSITVTGFIALFPGNLLGVECAAIFAIFTSQAWNMAFSLYQSLKTVPGELQEAARIFQLSSWQRFWRLELPFAMPGLLWNMMMSMSGGWFFVVASEAISVSNQSIKLPGIGSYIARAIEEQNMVAIGWAIGAMLIGIICYDQLFFRPLLAWADKFRFEQASGETAQSSWLLTWLRRTDRLQGIAVGAAKLLERSFTLFKRDYDGTSIRARPKPVSDGVRRAWDAVLAALVLFATWRLVSFVHAEVGWGEVAHVFGLGLITLLRVIVLIGLAALVWVPVGIWIGLHPRAADRLQAVAQFLAAFPANLMYPIAVLAIVHWHLNPDVWLSPLMVLGTQWYLLFNVIAGASSVPTELRYAAKNLGLKGWLKWKRYLLPAVFPSFVTGAITASGGSWNASIVSEYVTWGNTTLEAHGLGSYIARMTATGDFPRIALGIGVMCVFVMGFNHFVWRRLYRIAEDRMHF
- a CDS encoding carboxypeptidase M32 produces the protein MSNTPAYDALMARSRSLHRLNHLAQIASVDRETLMPPGGAEARALALAELEQLMHARSTDLVIADQLKAAEQETLDDEARADLREMQRGYLLATALPAELVEAKGLAASRCEYEWRAQRQANDWAAYLPNFREVLRLSREEAARLSDALGVSPYDALLDGFEPGMRSAEVARVFGAMRAWLPALIARIREKQASETVIEPVGPFALDAQRALVREIAETLGFDFERGRLDESTHPFSGGVPEDVRMTTRFREHDFSVALFSTIHETGHSRYEQGSPRAWLGRPIGSWRSMGIHESQSLAFEMQLARSRGFLERLAPRLVHYFGAQPAFEPENWLRAATRVVAGKIRVDADEATYPCHVMLRFDIEHALVAGEMQAEDVPAAWDEGMCDLLGLDTRGDYRDGCMQDPHWAGGAFGYFPCYTLGALYAAQWFAAIRRTTPDLDARIAAGDDAPVFDWLSANIWSQASRWTTPELVQRASGEALNPEHFRRHLETRYLS
- a CDS encoding S41 family peptidase codes for the protein MSHVPAYLRFPTVSGDTLVFVTDDDLWSVPLAGGVARRISGGRGLVGFPRFSPCGKWLAFIATDESHSEVYVMPAQGGAARRLTWLGAHTAVTGWTPDGRVVVASNADQPFFHMRRLFTVALDAPLPVLLPWGMASEASWSADGACVLGRNTSDPALWKRYRGGTVGHLWVDVDGKGEFAALDPFGDPRKAGNLACPMWIGDRIWFISDHEGIGNLYSCEPSGAGLRRHTEHGEHYVRHASTDGTTIVYQSGGDVYRLNPVGGDATRIEIEVPAARPQLARKFVSGDAELEALSVHPDGHTVALAVRGKAVSLPLWEGAMRQLGEEQGARYRLPVWLAEGVGVVMVSDASGEERLELHADEGVSVLEADFGRVTGIVAAPHGLRVVVTNHRNELWLADFVTREVRLLDRCDYRRIDEPAFSPDGAWLAYDFSVSRATRAIKLLEIASGRSGMASGEDFDDFSPAWDPSGKYLYFLSTRAFEPVYDEIVFDLSFPRATRPYLVALQADGVDPFEPLPRGFGDDEDEDEDDEDEDDGDEESDSKEEGDKKAEQAERKRPPKPVVVELEGLADRVRAFPVGAGRYGRIDAAKGIVYWTLHPVTTESDEDHDVADALLQSWDMREQKLDTVLGDVAGFLLALPGKALIADTSEGVRAFKIGEKPKEETEVGDFSRESGWVDLDRVQVEVDPRSEWRQMLREVWRLQRDQFWTADMSGVDWGRIWARYAPLVERISTREELSDLIWEMQGELATSHCYESGGDRKRVAALPLGHLGAEFSWDEANACYRIERLVRGDAWREGHDSPLAAVGVQAKPGERLLAIDGLACDREHPPQARLVARAGRKVELLLADADGANRRRAVVRALPGEDAARYREWVEANRARVREASGGRLGYLHIPDMVTWGFSEFHRYLRTESLRDGLIVDARFNRGGHVSQLLLEKLARRVLGYDVSRWGAPEPYPAHAVAGPVVCVTNQHAGSDGDIFSHCFKLMGLGPLVGTRTWGGVIGIWPRHRLVDGTITTQPEFSFWFKDVGWGVENWGTEPDVHVDIAPQDYANGRDPQLDKAVDVALAALSKQPPRVPDFSQRPRLDLPSWPPKG
- a CDS encoding site-specific integrase, whose product is MATRKMTHPKLEAHGDKLRYKKRIPRNLVDHFGGRQFEVFSTQTKDKAAARAECARWLAELETQFEQARKILNGAASEPSVRTISAEGLGAALAVEVERFKAERLAADEVALSEPPGAMERSLGLPSWGMHATAEHRIRALNIDEEGALLAARGAADELALFAKQAAKYLRAVGIHLEPDSREAHQAGIAFARANREIAETIRRRDAGQLDITPNPKPRAAALSAPSGAPYLSTVIDAFMKKQDAAAPMFKKYQAVLPMLLEVLGDSPVDAIKQRHIEDYFELILRLPPHWTHRKRQLGKSVVELAAMEWEQTMAPATFEGTYVAAIQQFLRYARRTYGDQGFPQHLTTDGIKYLGERDEGERKQRAMTPGELKRLFEGPEAVEFAKDAACASRYWLPLVGLYTGARVNELCQINPQHDILIDEASGAWCLNITEETDAAEGVTKSVKNEPSARTIPVHSALVELGFIDYVEKLKASGAELLFPEWPPLRGKASGNAEKWFRRHLQKLGLRDETPKACLTGFHTFRHTFITQAEAINEPRYDVITGHAREGESKSQRGYRARNTPIAIKQEIMERFRFDVAPPRPEH